In the genome of Hymenobacter cellulosivorans, one region contains:
- a CDS encoding glycoside hydrolase family 31 protein, producing MADSIQENNYMVNDLAAKGKQEFFPGQVLSCSQQGSDFLFTCDNGVQLSVQVITDKILRFRYATEAGFAADFSYAVPADQPRATLEFLEFREKPDHYRITTERLICTISKQNTAARLLDRSGTLLSADEKGFHWEYDYETGNDIVKMSKQVQSGVHYYGLGDKPDNMNLRGKRFTNWGTDTYGYTKGSDPLYKNIPFYLELQQKIAHGIFFDNTFKASFDFAAERADVTSFWAMGGEMNYYFIYGPTLTEVTQEYTRLTCPPELPPMWALGYHQCKWSYFPESTFRGIAKGFRDRKIPCDALYLDIDYMDGYRCFTWSPTHFPDPKKMVKELAEDGFKTIVIIDPGIKIDPNYSVYKEGLENDYFCRRADGPLMKGSVWPGLCNFPDYTRPDVREWWAGLFKGLIQEDGVRGVWNDMNEPAVFEKGTFPDDVRFNYDGHSASHKKAHNIYGMQMARATAAGVKQFSYPNRPFTITRSTYAGGQRYSSAWTGDNIASWEHLWLANIQCQRLSISGFSFVGSDVGGFIDTPDGELYVRWVALAAFHPFFRTHSSGDHGDQEPWSFGEQYLDLARSFIELRYRLLPYMYTTFWQYVQNGTPVLRPLTFLDQNDTETYLRMAEFSLGDHLLVCPITQAGADGRWMYLPRGDWFYYWTDEAKAGGAEVWASAPLDRIPLFVKAGAVIPMYPLMQYVGEKTVEELTLHVYYKQGSETSVVYDDGGEGYGYQQGQSTTRRFTVTGTATSLSITQATEGDYQPSFTTYRILLHGLSFAAAQATLDGADAVVTEETTETGLVLPALTISSAFTTLSLTGKAS from the coding sequence ATGGCCGATTCGATTCAGGAAAATAACTACATGGTCAATGACTTGGCCGCCAAAGGGAAGCAAGAATTCTTCCCCGGCCAGGTTCTTTCCTGCTCCCAACAGGGCAGCGACTTCCTCTTTACCTGCGACAACGGCGTGCAACTTAGCGTGCAGGTCATTACCGACAAAATTCTGCGCTTCCGCTACGCCACTGAAGCCGGCTTCGCCGCCGACTTCAGCTACGCCGTGCCCGCCGACCAGCCCCGGGCCACGCTGGAGTTTCTGGAGTTTCGCGAGAAGCCCGACCACTACCGCATTACCACCGAGCGCCTGATCTGCACCATCAGCAAGCAGAACACCGCCGCCCGCCTTCTGGACCGCTCGGGCACGCTCTTGTCGGCCGACGAGAAGGGCTTCCACTGGGAGTACGACTACGAAACCGGCAACGACATTGTCAAGATGAGCAAGCAGGTGCAAAGCGGCGTACACTACTATGGCCTGGGCGACAAGCCTGACAACATGAACCTGCGCGGCAAGCGCTTCACCAACTGGGGCACCGACACCTACGGCTACACCAAGGGCTCTGACCCGCTCTATAAGAACATTCCGTTCTACCTGGAGCTGCAGCAGAAAATTGCCCACGGCATTTTCTTCGACAACACCTTCAAGGCCTCCTTCGACTTTGCCGCCGAGCGGGCCGACGTGACCAGCTTCTGGGCCATGGGCGGGGAAATGAACTACTACTTCATTTACGGCCCCACGCTCACCGAAGTCACCCAAGAATACACCCGCCTGACCTGCCCGCCCGAGCTGCCGCCTATGTGGGCCCTGGGCTACCACCAGTGCAAGTGGAGCTACTTTCCCGAAAGCACCTTCCGCGGCATCGCCAAGGGCTTCCGGGACCGGAAAATCCCCTGCGACGCGCTGTATCTGGACATCGACTACATGGACGGCTACCGGTGCTTTACCTGGAGCCCCACCCATTTCCCCGACCCCAAAAAGATGGTCAAGGAGCTGGCCGAGGACGGCTTCAAAACCATCGTCATTATCGACCCCGGCATCAAGATTGACCCTAACTACAGCGTCTACAAAGAAGGCCTCGAAAACGACTACTTCTGCCGCCGCGCCGACGGCCCCCTGATGAAGGGCTCGGTGTGGCCCGGCCTGTGCAACTTTCCCGACTACACCCGCCCCGACGTGCGCGAGTGGTGGGCGGGCCTGTTTAAAGGCCTGATTCAGGAAGACGGGGTGCGCGGGGTCTGGAACGACATGAACGAGCCGGCCGTGTTCGAGAAGGGCACTTTCCCCGACGACGTGCGCTTTAATTACGACGGGCACTCGGCTTCCCACAAAAAGGCCCACAACATCTACGGCATGCAGATGGCCCGGGCCACGGCCGCCGGCGTCAAGCAGTTTAGCTACCCCAACCGGCCCTTCACCATTACGCGCAGCACCTACGCCGGCGGGCAGCGCTACTCCTCGGCCTGGACCGGCGACAACATTGCCAGCTGGGAGCATTTATGGCTGGCCAACATTCAGTGCCAGCGCCTGAGCATCTCGGGCTTCAGCTTCGTGGGCTCCGACGTGGGCGGCTTCATCGATACTCCCGACGGCGAATTGTACGTGCGCTGGGTGGCCCTGGCGGCTTTCCACCCGTTCTTCCGCACTCACAGCTCCGGCGACCATGGCGACCAGGAGCCCTGGAGCTTCGGCGAGCAGTACCTGGATTTGGCCCGGAGCTTTATCGAGCTGCGCTACCGCCTGCTGCCCTACATGTACACCACGTTCTGGCAGTATGTACAAAACGGCACGCCCGTGCTGCGGCCCCTCACGTTCCTCGACCAGAACGACACGGAAACCTACCTGCGCATGGCCGAGTTCAGCCTCGGCGACCACCTGCTGGTTTGCCCCATCACCCAGGCCGGCGCCGACGGCCGCTGGATGTACCTGCCCCGCGGTGATTGGTTCTACTACTGGACCGACGAGGCCAAGGCCGGCGGGGCCGAAGTGTGGGCCAGCGCGCCCCTGGACCGGATTCCGCTGTTCGTGAAGGCCGGCGCAGTAATACCCATGTACCCGCTGATGCAGTACGTAGGCGAAAAAACGGTGGAAGAGCTGACCCTGCACGTGTACTATAAGCAGGGCTCGGAAACCAGCGTAGTCTACGACGACGGGGGCGAGGGCTACGGCTACCAGCAGGGCCAGAGCACCACGCGCCGCTTCACCGTGACGGGCACCGCCACTAGCCTGAGCATTACCCAGGCCACGGAAGGCGACTACCAGCCTAGTTTTACTACCTACCGCATCTTGCTGCACGGCCTGAGCTTCGCCGCTGCCCAAGCAACTCTGGATGGAGCCGACGCCGTGGTAACCGAAGAAACTACCGAAACCGGCCTCGTGCTGCCCGCCCTGACCATTAGCAGCGCCTTCACTACGCTCAGTCTGACTGGTAAGGCCAGCTAA
- a CDS encoding glycosyltransferase — protein sequence MEHHPLNVLLLGWDEAAQAAAPPTSPALDLSRQLAEYGPVSVIVPQLPNAAALTSADQVIRLNLLSAAQLATAATARRSALPGSWQAPAAPYVGASVQSVAPESANPESAATVAALQGTASTPALAVVQGTALPSPTPPAPTAALTSQQSLLNEDIFAEATSELGPEEAAALDQAADNLTLLATQEDTAPVTPSQQPVAATPAAEKTAAQASFVQALKALDNAEDGADLNFRVIQYARFATPLAGSQPFGVVYAADWHAWLAALEIRQLTGRPLVLHVQTLAADRDSPADRGWILELERLALRRADLVLANTDALAQRLTSFYNIPAARIRVVAADDTVALNDALTQVKPRS from the coding sequence ATGGAACATCATCCTCTCAACGTGTTACTGCTGGGCTGGGATGAGGCGGCGCAGGCGGCCGCACCTCCTACCTCGCCGGCCCTGGATTTGTCGCGTCAGCTGGCCGAATACGGGCCCGTATCGGTTATCGTGCCCCAACTGCCCAACGCCGCCGCGCTGACTTCGGCCGACCAGGTTATTCGCCTGAATCTGTTGAGTGCGGCCCAGCTAGCCACTGCCGCTACCGCGCGGCGGTCGGCGTTGCCGGGCTCCTGGCAGGCGCCAGCCGCGCCTTACGTCGGGGCCAGCGTGCAATCGGTTGCCCCGGAATCAGCTAACCCCGAATCTGCCGCTACGGTGGCTGCCTTGCAGGGTACGGCCTCTACCCCTGCTTTGGCAGTGGTACAGGGAACGGCACTCCCCAGCCCTACTCCACCAGCTCCTACCGCGGCTCTTACTTCCCAGCAGAGCCTGCTGAATGAGGATATCTTTGCCGAGGCTACGAGCGAGCTGGGCCCCGAAGAAGCCGCCGCGCTTGACCAAGCTGCCGACAACCTGACGCTGCTAGCTACACAGGAAGATACAGCTCCCGTAACGCCCAGCCAGCAGCCCGTAGCAGCCACCCCGGCCGCCGAAAAAACGGCGGCTCAGGCTTCATTTGTGCAGGCCCTCAAAGCGCTGGACAATGCCGAAGACGGCGCCGACCTCAACTTTCGGGTAATTCAGTACGCCCGGTTTGCCACTCCCCTGGCCGGGAGTCAGCCGTTTGGGGTAGTATACGCGGCCGACTGGCACGCCTGGTTGGCGGCCCTGGAAATCCGGCAACTCACGGGTCGGCCCCTGGTGCTGCACGTGCAAACGTTGGCCGCCGACCGGGACTCGCCGGCCGACCGGGGCTGGATTCTGGAGCTGGAACGCTTAGCTTTGCGCCGGGCCGACCTGGTGCTGGCCAATACCGACGCGCTGGCCCAGCGCCTGACGTCCTTTTACAACATTCCCGCGGCCCGAATCCGGGTAGTAGCCGCCGACGATACGGTGGCGCTTAACGACGCATTGACCCAGGTGAAGCCCCGCTCCTAA
- a CDS encoding YdeI/OmpD-associated family protein gives MSESFEQRFTATLELDDTDGGVQILIPFAPGETFQQKPPFHVRGTIDGFPFRLTLVQNKDGEYMLPVGKQIRRAIDKTWGLPVDVVIQLDTEEASFELPEDLARALSQSGYRPKFDQLPYPYRREYVQWIERAKKPETRMRRIKESVELISAGKKLN, from the coding sequence ATGTCCGAATCTTTCGAACAACGCTTTACCGCCACTCTGGAGCTCGACGACACTGACGGTGGCGTACAGATCCTAATTCCGTTTGCCCCCGGCGAGACGTTTCAGCAGAAACCCCCGTTTCACGTGCGCGGCACCATCGACGGGTTTCCATTCCGGCTGACGCTGGTGCAGAACAAGGACGGCGAGTACATGCTGCCCGTGGGCAAGCAGATTCGTCGGGCCATCGACAAAACCTGGGGCCTACCAGTGGATGTGGTCATTCAACTCGACACCGAGGAAGCCTCGTTTGAGCTGCCCGAAGACCTGGCCCGGGCCCTGTCGCAGTCGGGCTACCGGCCCAAGTTCGACCAGCTGCCCTACCCCTACCGCCGCGAGTACGTGCAGTGGATTGAGCGCGCCAAGAAGCCCGAAACCCGGATGCGCCGTATCAAGGAGTCGGTGGAGCTGATTAGCGCGGGTAAAAAGCTAAACTAA
- a CDS encoding alpha-amylase family glycosyl hydrolase, which yields MESSASTLAPEPQLPLVQNDPWLAPYEPILQARRQRLEQRLADITAQCGSLAKFATAHQRLGLTYDGRRRGYWFREWAPAATYLSLIGDFNQWDRGATPLQQGPDGVWETFLADKDYAGRLTHGSRFKVHVGAANGGKDRLPATLRRAVQDDDTKDFSGQVWRPEAPFAWTDQKFRIQNYVREPFIYEAHVGMATEEHRLGTYREFAEKVLPRVQELGYNCVQLMAVMEHPYYGSFGYHVANFFAASSRFGTPEDLKHLINEAHNRGIAVLLDVVHSHAVKNEAEGLANFDGSGGQYFHEGERGNHPGWDSKLFNYSKPEVQQFLLSNLRYWLEEFHFDGFRFDGVTSMLYHHHGEGVAFGSYDQYFGPDVDEDAVLYLQLATTLVHELKRGALLIAEDMSGMPGLCRPIHEGGIGFDYRLGMGIPDYWIKLLKHKRDEDWNLGELWYTLTNRRLGEKTVAYAESHDQALVGDKTLAHWLMDAAVYHNMHRDDPSDIVARGLALHKMIRLLTLALGGEAYLNFIGNEFGHPEWVDFPRQGNDWSYQHARRQWSLADNPDLKYQYFQAFDKAMVTTARQRRLLSAPPAKELNQDNTNQVLIFERAGLIFIFNFHVSSSIFDYRFFVPQPGRYRIILTSDAAQFGGFQRVDDSLIYETFREDEVNKLSLYVTNRTALVLAKV from the coding sequence ATGGAATCCTCTGCCTCGACGCTGGCCCCCGAGCCCCAACTGCCCCTGGTGCAAAATGACCCTTGGCTGGCTCCCTACGAACCTATATTGCAGGCCCGGCGGCAGCGCCTGGAGCAGCGCCTGGCCGATATTACCGCCCAGTGCGGCTCGTTGGCCAAATTTGCCACCGCCCACCAGCGCCTGGGCCTCACCTACGACGGCCGCCGCCGCGGCTACTGGTTCCGGGAATGGGCCCCGGCCGCTACTTACCTGTCCCTGATTGGCGACTTCAACCAGTGGGACCGGGGCGCCACCCCCTTGCAGCAGGGCCCCGACGGCGTCTGGGAAACGTTTCTGGCCGACAAGGACTATGCCGGCCGCCTGACTCACGGCAGCCGCTTCAAGGTGCACGTGGGGGCTGCTAACGGGGGCAAGGACCGGCTGCCGGCCACCCTGCGCCGCGCCGTGCAAGACGACGATACCAAGGACTTTTCCGGCCAAGTGTGGCGCCCGGAAGCCCCGTTTGCCTGGACCGACCAGAAATTCCGTATTCAGAATTACGTCCGGGAGCCGTTTATCTACGAAGCCCATGTGGGCATGGCCACTGAGGAGCACCGCCTGGGCACCTACCGCGAGTTTGCCGAGAAAGTGCTGCCGCGGGTGCAGGAGTTGGGCTACAACTGCGTGCAGCTGATGGCCGTCATGGAGCACCCTTATTATGGCTCCTTCGGCTACCACGTCGCCAATTTTTTTGCTGCCTCGTCCCGCTTCGGCACGCCCGAAGACCTCAAGCACCTGATTAATGAGGCCCACAACCGGGGTATTGCCGTGCTGCTCGACGTGGTGCATTCTCACGCCGTGAAAAACGAAGCCGAGGGCCTGGCCAACTTCGACGGCTCGGGTGGGCAGTATTTCCACGAAGGCGAGCGGGGCAACCACCCCGGCTGGGACTCCAAGCTGTTCAATTACAGCAAGCCTGAGGTCCAGCAGTTCTTATTGAGTAACCTGCGCTACTGGCTTGAGGAATTCCACTTCGACGGCTTCCGCTTCGACGGGGTGACCAGCATGCTCTACCACCACCACGGTGAGGGCGTGGCCTTCGGTAGCTACGACCAGTACTTCGGCCCCGACGTGGACGAGGACGCGGTTTTGTACCTGCAACTAGCCACCACGCTGGTCCACGAACTCAAGCGCGGCGCCTTGCTCATAGCCGAAGACATGAGCGGCATGCCCGGCCTCTGCCGCCCGATTCACGAAGGTGGCATCGGCTTCGACTACCGCCTGGGCATGGGCATTCCCGATTACTGGATTAAGCTGCTCAAGCACAAGCGCGACGAAGACTGGAACCTGGGCGAGCTGTGGTACACACTTACCAACCGCCGCCTGGGCGAGAAAACCGTAGCCTACGCCGAAAGCCACGACCAGGCCCTGGTTGGCGACAAAACGCTGGCCCACTGGCTTATGGACGCGGCCGTGTACCATAACATGCACCGCGACGACCCCAGCGACATTGTGGCCCGGGGCCTAGCTTTGCACAAGATGATCCGGCTGCTGACTCTGGCTTTGGGCGGGGAGGCGTATCTGAACTTTATCGGCAACGAATTTGGTCACCCCGAGTGGGTCGACTTCCCGCGGCAGGGCAACGACTGGAGCTACCAGCACGCCCGCCGCCAATGGTCGTTGGCCGACAACCCCGACCTGAAATACCAGTACTTCCAGGCCTTCGATAAAGCCATGGTCACCACGGCCCGACAACGCCGGCTCTTGTCGGCTCCGCCGGCCAAGGAACTCAACCAGGACAACACCAACCAGGTCCTGATTTTCGAGCGGGCCGGCCTGATTTTCATCTTCAACTTCCACGTGAGCAGCAGCATCTTCGACTACCGCTTTTTCGTGCCCCAGCCCGGCCGCTACCGCATCATCCTCACCTCCGACGCGGCTCAGTTCGGCGGCTTCCAGCGCGTCGACGACTCGCTTATCTACGAAACCTTCCGGGAGGACGAGGTCAACAAGCTGAGTCTGTACGTAACGAACCGCACAGCCCTGGTGCTGGCCAAAGTGTAG